The Nematostella vectensis chromosome 11, jaNemVect1.1, whole genome shotgun sequence nucleotide sequence TGATGTGCACCTTGTTTTCAAAAGCCATTCAGTTATACAGTACATTTTACAGTGcaaatatgtctttaaattTTTGAGTAACATCAAATTGACGTCAAAACAACTTGGGACAGTAAACAGAGTAAACAACATCGTCCCTACATCTCCCCTTACTAAGGGGGCCATTATTTGAGGCTTGGGTGGGAGCAATTTTGCTGCCAATAGTGCACAGCAATAATGCAACTCTGAATGATAATCTTTTAAGTACCAACCTTCTGCACGGGCAACAACTCCTAGGTTGGAACCAATAGCACGCAACACCAACAGTATTGGTTCCCTCCCATGGCCACGATTTCTGGatactaaaaaaatgttacaagAGGGAATGACTAAACCCTTAGTGTGTTTTGGAACATAGTGGCTCTTGTGAATGTTTAAAAGAGGAGGCAAAAGCAAAAGGTGCTAGAGCTTTCCAGAGCTGCATTTTATTTACACTAATTCATGATAATACAGTATAAGACATTTTCCAGTTAAGTAGGACTTTTACTGTTACATGCGATGCAGATTTACTGCATCCTTCTTTAGGCACAGGCAGTAAGGGCTGCTATCTGTCAGTGGTTAATAAAGAAATGTTACAGTATGGGGAAATTTATATGTTAAAACTAAATCAAGTTTGGAAAGGCATGGAGACTCGAttgccaaactttgagtacataaaactcagaataatCCATACTCAATCCAGCACCAAAACATGTTGAAAACATAGCTTAGATTTCAATAGGAAGGAAGCCTCGTGGCACAGATTGACAAACCTCACTAATAACTTTAAGCTTTTTTACTGTTAAGAAAATGCTTTCTCCTTTAACATTTTAACAGCCCCCCCAATAATATTCATTAAGATACAGTTGCATCATTAAAAATACTATACCTGCCCTCTCATCATCTGTGCCTTCGAAACACACACATAGCAGAGGTTTGACCTCCAAGTCTTCGACATCCCTAATAAAACATAGCCAACAGTATTagatttgaataaaaacattttgaacAACATGGGTCAAGAGGCTGAGAAGCAAACCGAGTAAAGATTTGTAGTAATGCTAAACAACATTGTTGGGGTTTAACTCAATTTTATTGATTGCTGACATTTTATCCATGACTATAGTGTTTACCTGAAGAAACTTGCCAGCATGTAGTTGGCTGGCTCATCTGGTTCAACCCCTGAGCAGATAAGCAATGATCTGCCAGAGTACTTGGCTTGTATACATGCCTAAACAAAGCATCATTCCATTGTTACacaattttgggaaaactatAATACTGTAGATGTTTTATATACAAGAAtatgtgcaagaaaatgatgatgaaacTAACATAAACAGTAATATGGCAAGTTATTACCCTAAATGTGACGACTCAGGCGAAAACCGACCGTACAGCCATTTCGTTCCGTGAGCTTACCCGCGAATTTTGTTTTAGCAAGTCAAGAGGTTTTTTATTGGATCTCATGTGGTCAGGATACCGGACCAATCAAAACTTGAAGAATGAGTCCATTTGTAAAATGAGCTTCAAATTATTAATGataacacaataaaaaaatatccacaCAGTGTGTTGTCATCTTGAAGTCTGAATTTTATTCAGCTGAAAAGGGGCGGAGCTAAGCTCTTTCAAAGTGCGGGTCTTTGTTTAAGAACATATGGGCAGAAATAATAGACTTTATTGTAAAATTCTAAAGGTTCTTTATATGATGGTCGCtcctaccctggttccagagccttgaACGTCTCTAAATAGAGAAGTTCCATGCTCCGGAAACAGGGTAAGTCACACCAcgagaaaaggaaagaaattATGAggctttaaaatataaatatgttaAACATTTTGCTCTTCCATAACGATGAGATTGCAGATACATACAGTAGGATATCTCTATAATAGCAAGGTGGCTTTGTATCTATACATACTTCTGTAGTTTATGGATCCTAGTGTTGCAACTCGGTATGCCTTAATTTAAAGTaccccaaaatataagaacctCTTTTGCCCAAAAGGAGAAAATCTAGGTTCTCACACACAGATTTATTTTACTGTACCTGATGGTAATTTTCGAGTACCACACACAGGTCCCCAAGTGCCTGTGTGTGATACCACATCTGGCCCTTTGTGATGCTTTGGTTCAgaaaaccaaactcatactcATCCTCCCTTACTGTTCcaactaaataaaaagaacCATTGCCTATTACAATTCCAACAATATGTATAATGAGAAATTTGTATTGAAGCTATAACATAAATGGTATACTATTTCAAACACACAAGTGGCCTTCATAAAGCAATTAAActattgcaattaaatttaaaattaatACAGCATAATGGATCTCTATAGTAAAATGATTGTATAATAATGTGGCAGCTCTTTTTCCTTACTTTCCTCTGTTCCTCTGTTTCTCTCATATTAGCTGATTAATTAAACTATGCAAAAACTACTCTCTTTTCAGAGAGTtgcacaaaataaaacttaaagcAAACCATGTATTGATTTTCCCCTGGTTTTATTAGCATGCGTTTGATTTGAATTCTTACCAACAACTCCAAAACTTGAGTGCAAATTTATTTCCTTTAAGAAttctcctgaaaaaaaaaaaaatacaactaaTTGTCAATGGGGGCATTCTCCATATCCACTTGCTAAGAAGAACATAGGAAACagttattttataataattaggATCTCCACAGTATAACGCTTATTTTATAACAATAAGAggaccaccaccccaccagtATCTGCACTGAATATCTGCACTTAAATAATTTCTTATGATACAGAGATATTATAGGAAAAGTGAGATGACAAAAGAGAAAGATGTGCAATGAAAATACTATTTCATGATTTGTAATACATTTATGATGCAAATTAATAATGGTGATTCCATGGACCTCTGTCATGGGAACCCTGTCTAATGGACtacaaatcaaacaaaaataataattaaaaagaaaacttgcATATGGCTAAATCTCTATGTATAATTTAGAATTTACTTGGGTTTTGTAGATAATAAGATATATTCATATTTACCTTTAGAGGGATCCGTTGATTTTCCCTTTCCAGGGTTGCTAAGGGctagaagataaaaaaaattgttttatcgTCATTAAAATCTCCATTGTATCTGCACTGTAGTGGATTCCTATAATACAGAGAAATTCTAGGATAAAAGGAATTAACTAAAGAAAGAAATCAATAAATGTGCCCTTGCTTACCATTCAACTCGCTCTTCTCTTTGACTTCCTTGTATTCAAGAACTATGCAAATTAGAAATGGTtatgattttgttttcttattcaaCATTTTTTAATGGAAACCAGCATTAGGGGAAAAATATAGGCTATAACAGGTCCTACCAGGTACAAGGTCGTCCCCACTAGAAGGGGATGAAGATGGACTACCTCTGAGGTGGACtataaaaacaagaataacaattatattttaaaaaagcattGAATAGCTAAATCTTTATATATGTATAATAAGGGAATAATATGGTGGGTTTTGTAGATAACAAGATGTTTATTATATTCACCTTTAGAGGGCTTGTCAGGTTTCTTGCCTTTTCCAGGAGGGTTTATACTAAGGACTATAGCAaaaacttttttaattttattataaGAGGAACtacttgaaaagaaaaatgtaataGTCTAGTACTTTATAGATGATTAAGAATCAAAATGAGTTGTCATCATAAATTGTTGTAGATCATATTCACCTTTAGAGgactcttttttctttatttgagTGCTTAGTGCtagaacataaaaaaaacttttttatttaccaTAACTAGTGTTTTTTATAGAAGAAGTAGGTGTGCTTTAAGCTAAATGatggtatatatatatactccAGTTGAAGTCTTTCACTGGGAGCCAAAATAGTGCTCAACTTTACAGGAgctgttatatatatataggtgAAAGTGTCAAAGATTGAAATAATAGAGAATAAGAAattcattttctttattttcatgttCAAAATGTGGTTGCCCGATTAAATAATGCAAACTCACGTTGATTATATTTATCGCTGTTGTCACCTTCATCACTGGTGGCTACATAAAACAGTTTGAAAAGTGAATAATAATAGAATTATAGACTCCAGCAGCACCCCCCTTCTATTCTTTGTTTCTTAGGGAAGGGTCAATATTTATTTGGGGGGTGGGAGGTGTGGAGGGCTTCTAAGTTGAATTTTTTGGGGTTCAAAAATCTCTACCCTCCCCAAAAATGGGGTCTAAAAATTATGGCCCTCCCCCTTGGGGGTGACTTCTTGGTCGCCCCTGTTATTCAATTATATTCCTTATTAATGATAGCACTTATTGAGTTTAGAGAAAATAAGTTTAGATAACTGACAAAGGGGGCCTTACCTGGTGTTGGGGTGGTGCTGCTGCTTAAATCTGCTCGCAAAATGATACAAATTGATACATGaaatttgatttgttttctaaatGCTGCAATGAATCATGTAGACTTACTTATGCAATAAAGTTTTTTAGCACTTAGTTTTTTAAGCTCTTCTCTTACCTTTTGTCCTTAGACAGAAATACATCCTTTTCGTTCGATTAAACGCATGGTAAATTTCCTGGCCAGTAGGGACCCCGTAAAAGGCAACATTCCAGCCGTTGTTGCCTTGTGCCCCTGGCTGAAGGAACTGAAGTCTGGAATGAATGACAAAAGCGTTCAAAAGCAATATACATCTATAAACCAGCTTTCCAATCAGTGGTCCCAAATTAATCGCCACTTTCGATGATTCGTATACGCGCACGCGTTCAAATAAGCGACCCCACCCAATAGGCGCCCTTTGACCACCTTTTATGCCGAATACAAAGCGAGTGTTTCTTCACTTATAGAAAGCAGATGTCTATAGAATGTGAAAAGGGCTTttagttaaaaatatatatgtttttaaagCTGCTGTCGCAAAAACTACGCGGGAGTGAGCTTGGCCTTATCAGGGAATAGTTCCCTGGTCTTATATAAATGGGTTTTTACTGTAATAGAGTGGGCTTAATAGCACCGGAAATCCGGTGACATGTGTAATACATGTTCTGGCTATCATTTTACCACAAGAAGCGCATTTGAAATATAACCATTTTAATATGGTTTAAATTTTCCGTCGTTAACTATTTGGTACACGAAACTTCTAATTCACAGAAATAAAGTTTTGTTTCTTACACTTGGAGTTTACCCGGTGAAAACGACAAAGAGGAATTCGTTACGCAACAAATAACTTGTCCCTTGAAATGGCTTCACCGCATTGTAACGGATTGTAACTTAGGCCAGGGGCGAATTATATGACATCAATACTGGGATAAGAAAGGCAATACGTGTACTTGCAAAGACACTTACCTCTTTGGCAACTCCAGTTCATTACGTAGCGTCGGAAATTTTGATTTTAGGATGCTTAGGACATCCTCGCTGGAGTGATTGGTGGCCAGGTCTAAGGTTTGGACTCTCCCCTCTCGCTCCGCCTGTTTCAGCCTGCTCCCTCTGGGCACGCAATCAAAATTTAGGTCTTTTTCGGACAAAAAGATCGTTCTCAGTGAGGTACACTTTGCTTTTCTCATAGCTTCGTCTTCCACGTAAAAACTCGCACACTGATCAAGAACCTTCCGAACCGTGCTTAAGCGGACATAACATGTGACGTGTAATATGAGACTCGGTCAACAGGACCAATAAGCCGGCGTAGCTTGCGTGCATCCGGTATCATAGTTTTTACTCTGTTACAGAGAAAAAACTTCGAACCCGGATGCACGCAGGCTAGGCGTAGGAAGCATATTCGGGAACCAAGGGCGTTATGTAGGAAGGGGAAATTCGGTACTTCTTTGTATGAAGATTGAAAGGAATGTCGATAGCCCGAGGGGGGGCGTCTTGTAATCCCATAGCCCGGTTGTAGTTCTAAATACTGATTTCGGACACACTAGGCGTTCCGTGGTCAGACGAGAGCCATGCTAGCAGCCTAAGACACCTTCCTATTCCATCGACTCGATCGGCGCTTTTGTACTTAAAATTAAGCTGCAAAACATGTTGATGCTAGTAGTGCTTTAGCCTGCGTCCAGCCGGAAATAGTTCCGTTATTACGGTAATAATAGAACTATTTCCGGCCGCATGCAGGCTAGTAGTGCTTTTCCTAAgtgttaaaatatattttgccgacgatcaccaccttttttaattaattttagATTTTCAACCCGGGGTAGTTAGGTAGTGGCGgctcaagggaaggggagaggTAGAGGCGCTCGCTTTTTCTTCTctaagcccccctccccccgtctCTCTCCCTTGaaccgctacgcaggctagggGTAGTGCAAGTAGGTTCTAGCTTTCATTTCTGTGGACCCGCAGACAAAACGAGACTTAGCGACGGGTGGAAATAGAGCCTACGcagaagaaacaaaacaggtttaaaattttgatatttatttttataacacTATAACACATATGCGACAAGTTattaattttcaaaaaaaacgTTAGTTACTAATGAAGTCATAAGTAATAATTCCAAACGTAAACATAACTCTTCCAGAACTGAAATTTAATTTCTCAAAGGCTTCAGCCCTCACGCCAAGTAGGGTGCCAGGCGCTACGAACTCCTCCTCGATGTTCATGTTTATGTCCCCATTCCGTATCCTGCGGGATTGATAGATTGCATTAGTGAAATAGCAGCATTTTGATAACGTAATGTAGCCATTTGGAGACCCCCCTCCCCGGTGATATAAACAGGACCACAATGATGCGCTTCCACTTATAAGCCACCTctacaaaaatgcattccccgGCAAACTGTGGGAATATCGTGTAAAGACAACAAGCATGTAAAAGTGTAACACACAATGCGAGGTGGTTGTTGTACATTCAATGGTTATACtcgtatattttaaaatttcagaCATAACTTAACATAACGAAtctagagagagaaaaaaggagAGTTATTTGACTAATTTTTAATCCCTTGCCCAAACTCCACTATAAAATGTGTaaactgaaaaagaaaaacatttaatGAGAAAAGACTTTGGACCcgaaattaatttattttgcaaacCGGCTTTTACGCGAGGGTGCTCCACGGGCGCGACACCGCCCGTGAGAAAATTTggatagaaaaacaaaatgtacCTAACTATTAACTGCGGATATGTGCAATTTTACCTTGAATTGCGCATTTTTTGCTAAAGTTACCAATTTTACAAGATAGGATATAGAGCCAAACTCAATTCGGCTTTAATTTCTGATTTAATAATGAATAttgatttggccgccattttgaaccggTTGTACAACTTTTATACTAATgttaatatatattaattaccattaccatttaacccagaagaaaaaaaaactaatttcaATCAGTAAACTTATATAAGCATAAATAAAATTTGGGAACAAAAAGGGCTGATTATACTACAATGATAAAGAATACTTTTACTAACAATTAAGAAGAACTTTTGGAGGGGTATCAACACGAAACGTTACAAGAAATTGCGTATATTAACAGAAAACGACATACTGTACATAATGGAAGAACTTTTTCGAGAATCGATACGTGTTCATCTCCTGCttacttttctttctttcacaACCGCAATGTGTGCTTTGCTTTCTTCAAAATgtaattttattaaattttgagAGTTTTTTCCCGTCGTTGATTTAAAacctttttcataaaaatggTTTTGTCTGCAACGACGGTCAACGAAAACTTTTTAGAGTCCGCTTCACTTTTTGGTTTATCGTTTTAATTACTCTGGTACAACAAGTGGCTTGATCCAAGAGAGGCAATAGCGATCAAAAATAATCTTCGACGTTCAAGGTAAAAGTACACTGATTtagaataatataatataaatatgaGTATGGAAAACTATATTTAGATAACTAGATTACCTATACATATCAATGTTTTTTGCAACAAATAACATACTAGCTTGTACTACAAGCTAGTATGTAGAAGTCCCTCCTGTAGTACACAAGTGATTGACGTAAGGTCCAGTGTTCCATATCAGCTTCTCCAACTAAACTACCGGACCTCCTTAGGCAGTACTTGTGCGGATTCGGGTATCACTAGCTCGTGTACGCAGTTGGGCCAGGGAGAGAGGCGCTCATTGGACATAGAAGATGAACGGATAAAAAGGAACCGTCGTGTGGTGTGTGGATGTCAATGTGAGATAGATAaaaaggaggggggggtgcTCATAGGGAAGGGTGAACTTATTTCAATATGCGAGATCGAAGAGGGGCGCTTATCTGAAGTAGGGCGTCCTTACCAGTCATTACGGTACTTAAATAGCTAGAAAAACCCGGTGATTTTTGAGTCGCCACATCACATGACTATGGAATGCTATTTCAACAAAGACAACTTATACAAATTACAAGCCctttatttcattattattatttaattttttgcttggggggtgggggatggggggggggggaaggcgTCATACTTTGCGCCACCATTTTTACCTCGACCATGACCTCGAAATAGAGAAGGGGAGGTGTAACAGTTCATGAACGGACATGCCAATTATGTCCGGACACGGTAGAGGACGAGTTCCACTTTGTCGTGCAGTAAATATGCGCAGTTAAgaacaaacttttttttttttcgaaaaatcTAGCAGATCCTGGTGATTTGATTTCGCTAAGAAATCGGAGAGACAGAATTTTGCTCTAAATACTTAACCCTCCAAAGATGATGGGGATGTTGATGAAGACTCTGACTTTATAATTCACTTTCAGCCAAACCTATGTACTAAATTTGTATACGGAGAAGTGGATAAGTTGCATTGTttattatctaaaaaaatccaaattttaccccccccccctcccaaacgCGTATGTTCGATGCCGTGTCACTATATCTCCGAACTGAATGAAAAATACATGTTCAAGCTAACAAAGgtgatagagtggttttcaaaatcccgtgcaacaaaatgtaattgttaatgtgtaatagtcaagccagaacaaaagagaacaaaaatattacagtgtattagacTTAGTTCAAACATTGTATTACCCATGAGCAGTATTTTAACAAACTACTTCCTTCTATCTAAATGACTTGTGAAACCATTCGAGTGGGCGCACTTGCCGCATTCCACCGTGCACTGGTGGCTAAGCGAACGGGAAAGCTATATCCGCTATAACAATTTCACACAAATTCGAAAGTCGTGAAGCCGGACTAATACAAAAACGTGAACGATTTCataatcgtgaaggatttccaaatcgtgaaggattttaaaaatcgtgaaggattttaaaaatcgtgaacgatttcgaaatcgtgaaggattttaaaaatcgtgaaggatttttaaaatcgtgaacgatttcgaaatccttcacgatttttaaaatccttcacgatggCCCAGGACGGTGAACTGATccaaatcgtctcgatctaaccttcacgctaggatctctgattattgcttcattgaagtgatgacgtcaccaccacaggtaacccccctcccccacagtgaaaacaataagaccgtaaggcatctcggaagacaccttacaggccacgttaaaaacgacgcgttgtcaaggtgaaatcaaagtcggcttcacgtgtgcactaccgcaaaatcgtctcgatctaaccttcacgctaggatctctgattattgcttcattgaagtgatgacgtcaccaccacaggcaacccccccccccaccacagtgagaacaataagaccgtaaggtatctcggaagacaccttacaggccacgctaaaaacgacgcgttgtcaaggtgaaatcaaagtcggcttcacgtgtgcactaccgcacaatcgtctcgatctaaccttcacgctaggatctctgattattgcttcattgaagtgatgacgtcaccaccacaggcaacccccccccccacagtgagaacaataagaccgtaaggcatctcggaagacaccttacaggccacgctaaaaacgacgcgttgtcaaggtgaaatcaaagtcggcttcacgtgtgcactaccgcaaaatcgtctcgatctaaccttcacgctaggatctctgattattgcttcattgaagtgatgacgtcaccaccacaggtaacccccctcccccacagtgagaacaataagaccgtaaggcatctcgggagacaccttacaggccacgccaAAAACGACgccttgtcaaggtgaaatcaaagtcggcttcacgtgtgcactaccgcaaaatcgtctcgatctaaccttcacgctaggatctctgattattgcttcattgaagtgatgacgtcaccaccacaggcaaccccccccccccccacagtgagaacaataagaccgtaaggcatctcggatgacaccttacaggccacgctaaaaacgacgcgttgtcaaggtgaaatcaaagtcggcttcacgtgtgcactaccgcaaaatcgtctcgatctaaccttcacgctaggatctttcattattgcttcattgaagtgatgacgtcaccaccacaggcaacccccccccccacagtgagaacaataagaccgtaaggcatctcggaagacaccttacaggccacgctaaaaacgacgcgttgtcaaggtaaaatcaaagtcggcttcacgtgtgcactaccgcaaaatcgtctcgatctaaccttcacgctaggatctctgattattgcttcattgaagtgatgacgtcaccaccacaggcaaccccc carries:
- the LOC116613509 gene encoding uncharacterized protein LOC116613509 isoform X7 — encoded protein: MRKAKCTSLRTIFLSEKDLNFDCVPRGSRLKQAEREGRVQTLDLATNHSSEDVLSILKSKFPTLRNELELPKRLQFLQPGAQGNNGWNVAFYGVPTGQEIYHAFNRTKRMYFCLRTKDLSSSTTPTPATSDEGDNSDKYNQPLSTQIKKKESSKGEFLKEINLHSSFGVVVGTVREDEYEFGFLNQSITKGQMWYHTQALGDLCVVLENYHQACIQAKYSGRSLLICSGVEPDEPANYMLASFFRDVEDLEVKPLLCVCFEGTDDERAVSRNRGHGREPILLVLRAIGSNLGVVARAEDVNLSTFDGRVILKALSIKEKKEKKKREGIKTTRKLLITRLAMILTWILNQIRAKSMRFTSKVNCCRLS
- the LOC116613509 gene encoding uncharacterized protein LOC116613509 isoform X2; this translates as MRKAKCTSLRTIFLSEKDLNFDCVPRGSRLKQAEREGRVQTLDLATNHSSEDVLSILKSKFPTLRNELELPKRLQFLQPGAQGNNGWNVAFYGVPTGQEIYHAFNRTKRMYFCLRTKATSDEGDNSDKYNQPLSTQIKKKESSKVLSINPPGKGKKPDKPSKVHLRGSPSSSPSSGDDLVPVLEYKEVKEKSELNALSNPGKGKSTDPSKGEFLKEINLHSSFGVVVGTVREDEYEFGFLNQSITKGQMWYHTQALGDLCVVLENYHQACIQAKYSGRSLLICSGVEPDEPANYMLASFFRDVEDLEVKPLLCVCFEGTDDERAVSRNRGHGREPILLVLRAIGSNLGVVARAEDVNLSTFDGRVILKALSIKEKKEKKKREGIKTTRKLLITRLAMILTWILNQIRAKSMRFTSKVNCCRLS
- the LOC116613509 gene encoding uncharacterized protein LOC116613509 isoform X4; its protein translation is MRKAKCTSLRTIFLSEKDLNFDCVPRGSRLKQAEREGRVQTLDLATNHSSEDVLSILKSKFPTLRNELELPKRLQFLQPGAQGNNGWNVAFYGVPTGQEIYHAFNRTKRMYFCLRTKDLSSSTTPTPATSDEGDNSDKYNQPLSTQIKKKESSKVLSINPPGKGKKPDKPSKVHLRGSPSSSPSSGDDLVPALSNPGKGKSTDPSKGEFLKEINLHSSFGVVVGTVREDEYEFGFLNQSITKGQMWYHTQALGDLCVVLENYHQACIQAKYSGRSLLICSGVEPDEPANYMLASFFRDVEDLEVKPLLCVCFEGTDDERAVSRNRGHGREPILLVLRAIGSNLGVVARAEDVNLSTFDGRVILKALSIKEKKEKKKREGIKTTRKLLITRLAMILTWILNQIRAKSMRFTSKVNCCRLS
- the LOC116613509 gene encoding uncharacterized protein LOC116613509 isoform X1 — translated: MRKAKCTSLRTIFLSEKDLNFDCVPRGSRLKQAEREGRVQTLDLATNHSSEDVLSILKSKFPTLRNELELPKRLQFLQPGAQGNNGWNVAFYGVPTGQEIYHAFNRTKRMYFCLRTKDLSSSTTPTPATSDEGDNSDKYNQPLSTQIKKKESSKVLSINPPGKGKKPDKPSKVHLRGSPSSSPSSGDDLVPVLEYKEVKEKSELNALSNPGKGKSTDPSKGEFLKEINLHSSFGVVVGTVREDEYEFGFLNQSITKGQMWYHTQALGDLCVVLENYHQACIQAKYSGRSLLICSGVEPDEPANYMLASFFRDVEDLEVKPLLCVCFEGTDDERAVSRNRGHGREPILLVLRAIGSNLGVVARAEDVNLSTFDGRVILKALSIKEKKEKKKREGIKTTRKLLITRLAMILTWILNQIRAKSMRFTSKVNCCRLS
- the LOC116613509 gene encoding uncharacterized protein LOC116613509 isoform X3, encoding MRKAKCTSLRTIFLSEKDLNFDCVPRGSRLKQAEREGRVQTLDLATNHSSEDVLSILKSKFPTLRNELELPKRLQFLQPGAQGNNGWNVAFYGVPTGQEIYHAFNRTKRMYFCLRTKDLSSSTTPTPALSTQIKKKESSKVLSINPPGKGKKPDKPSKVHLRGSPSSSPSSGDDLVPVLEYKEVKEKSELNALSNPGKGKSTDPSKGEFLKEINLHSSFGVVVGTVREDEYEFGFLNQSITKGQMWYHTQALGDLCVVLENYHQACIQAKYSGRSLLICSGVEPDEPANYMLASFFRDVEDLEVKPLLCVCFEGTDDERAVSRNRGHGREPILLVLRAIGSNLGVVARAEDVNLSTFDGRVILKALSIKEKKEKKKREGIKTTRKLLITRLAMILTWILNQIRAKSMRFTSKVNCCRLS
- the LOC116613509 gene encoding uncharacterized protein LOC116613509 isoform X5; protein product: MRKAKCTSLRTIFLSEKDLNFDCVPRGSRLKQAEREGRVQTLDLATNHSSEDVLSILKSKFPTLRNELELPKRLQFLQPGAQGNNGWNVAFYGVPTGQEIYHAFNRTKRMYFCLRTKDLSSSTTPTPATSDEGDNSDKYNQPLSTQIKKKESSKVHLRGSPSSSPSSGDDLVPVLEYKEVKEKSELNALSNPGKGKSTDPSKGEFLKEINLHSSFGVVVGTVREDEYEFGFLNQSITKGQMWYHTQALGDLCVVLENYHQACIQAKYSGRSLLICSGVEPDEPANYMLASFFRDVEDLEVKPLLCVCFEGTDDERAVSRNRGHGREPILLVLRAIGSNLGVVARAEDVNLSTFDGRVILKALSIKEKKEKKKREGIKTTRKLLITRLAMILTWILNQIRAKSMRFTSKVNCCRLS
- the LOC116613509 gene encoding uncharacterized protein LOC116613509 isoform X6, yielding MRKAKCTSLRTIFLSEKDLNFDCVPRGSRLKQAEREGRVQTLDLATNHSSEDVLSILKSKFPTLRNELELPKRLQFLQPGAQGNNGWNVAFYGVPTGQEIYHAFNRTKRMYFCLRTKALSTQIKKKESSKVLSINPPGKGKKPDKPSKVHLRGSPSSSPSSGDDLVPVLEYKEVKEKSELNALSNPGKGKSTDPSKGEFLKEINLHSSFGVVVGTVREDEYEFGFLNQSITKGQMWYHTQALGDLCVVLENYHQACIQAKYSGRSLLICSGVEPDEPANYMLASFFRDVEDLEVKPLLCVCFEGTDDERAVSRNRGHGREPILLVLRAIGSNLGVVARAEDVNLSTFDGRVILKALSIKEKKEKKKREGIKTTRKLLITRLAMILTWILNQIRAKSMRFTSKVNCCRLS
- the LOC116613509 gene encoding uncharacterized protein LOC116613509 isoform X8, which codes for MRKAKCTSLRTIFLSEKDLNFDCVPRGSRLKQAEREGRVQTLDLATNHSSEDVLSILKSKFPTLRNELELPKRLQFLQPGAQGNNGWNVAFYGVPTGQEIYHAFNRTKRMYFCLRTKDLSSSTTPTPATSDEGDNSDKYNQPLSTQIKKKESSKVLSINPPGKGKKPDKPSKVHLRGSPSSSPSSGDDLVPVLEYKEVKEKSELNALSNPGKGKSTDPSKGEFLKEINLHSSFGVVVGTVREDEYEFGFLNQSITKGQMWYHTQALGDLCVVLENYHQACIQAKYSGRSLLICSGVEPDEPANYMLASFFRDVEDLEVKPLLCVCFEGTDDERAEIVAMGGNQYCWCCVLLVPT